In the Helianthus annuus cultivar XRQ/B chromosome 11, HanXRQr2.0-SUNRISE, whole genome shotgun sequence genome, one interval contains:
- the LOC110887594 gene encoding putative glycosyltransferase 7, whose translation MQNHHRKSSSFVSTGIPIVGGAIVALSLLWAFWPMISFSFTSPNPNNFKTGVDSATPGGLSGPGGSGRSGGQGFNFNLTHDPPESTFYDDPNLTYTIEKPITNWDQKRREWLWLHPSFIPGLETRVLLVTGSQSTPCQNPIGDHLLLRFFKNKVDYCRIHGYDIFYNNVLLHPEMFTYWAKIPAVRAAMLAHPEAEWIWWVDSDAAFTDMDFKLPLHRYKNYNFVVHGWPELIYKKKSWTSLNAGVFLIRNSQWALDFMDVWAGMGPQTPNYEKWGELLRKTCKDKFFPESDDQTGLVYLLLKEKEKWGNKIYVEDGYYFEGYWMEIVGRLENITEKYNGVEKRVSKLRRRHAEKVRGAYVTTWEEYLKGAGYGREGWRRPFMTHFTGCQPCSGTHNEEYSRQGCWDAMQKVLNFGDNQVLRNYGFVHPSLGDSGSVVPLPFDYPA comes from the coding sequence ATGCAGAACCACCACCGGAAATCGTCATCGTTCGTCTCCACCGGAATCCCCATCGTCGGCGGAGCCATTGTAGCCCTCTCACTTCTTTGGGCTTTTTGGCCCATGATCAGTTTCAGTTTCACTTCCCCAAACCCCAATAATTTCAAAACTGGAGTAGACAGTGCTACTCCAGGTGGACTGAGTGGGCCAGGTGGGTCAGGTAGGTCAGGTGGTCAGGGTTTTAACTTTAACCTGACCCACGACCCACCCGAGTCCACATTCTACGACGACCCAAATCTGACCTACACGATCGAAAAGCCCATAACAAATTGGGACCAAAAACGGCGGGAATGGCTATGGCTACACCCGTCTTTCATACCCGGGTTAGAAACCCGGGTCTTGTTAGTAACCGGGTCACAATCTACCCCATGCCAGAACCCGATAGGGGATCATCTACTACTAAGGTTCTTCAAAAACAAAGTGGACTATTGTCGTATCCACGGGTACGATATTTTCTACAATAACGTACTCCTCCACCCGGAAATGTTTACCTACTGGGCCAAGATTCCCGCGGTACGCGCGGCAATGTTGGCCCACCCGGAAGCCGAGTGGATCTGGTGGGTCGACTCGGATGCCGCGTTTACCGATATGGATTTTAAATTACCGTTACACCGGtataaaaattacaattttgttgTACATGGGTGGCCCGAGTTGATTTATAAAAAGAAAAGTTGGACCAGTTTAAATGCTGGGGTTTTCTTGATTAGAAATAGTCAATGGGCTCTTGATTTTATGGATGTTTGGGCCGGTATGGGCCCCCAAACTCCGAATTATGAAAAATGGGGCGAGTTGTTGAGAAAAACATGTAAAGACAAGTTTTTCCCTGAATCCGATGATCAAACGGGTttggtttatttattattaaaagaaaaggaaaaatggGGGAATAAAATCTATGTGGAAGATGGGTATTATTTTGAAGGGTATTGGATGGAAATAGTGGGGAGGTTGGAGAACATAACGGAGAAATATAACGGCGTTGAGAAGAGGGTGAGTAAGTTAAGGAGGCGACACGCGGAGAAGGTGAGAGGGGCGTATGTTACGACGTGGGAGGAGTATTTGAAAGGCGCGGGATATGGGAGGGAGGGGTGGAGACGACCGTTTATGACGCATTTTACTGGGTGTCAGCCGTGTAGTGGTACGCATAATGAGGAGTATTCTAGGCAAGGTTGTTGGGACGCTATGCAGAAGGTGTTGAACTTTGGGGATAATCAGGTGTTGCGTAATTATGGGTTCGTGCACCCGAGTTTAGGGGATTCGGGCTCGGTTGTGCCTCTACCGTTTGATTATCCTGCTTGA
- the LOC110889262 gene encoding ADP-ribosylation factor-like protein 8a translates to MGIWEVFLNWLRSLFFKQEMELSLIGLQNAGKTSLVNVVATGGYSEDMIPTVGFNMRKVTKGNVTIKLWDLGGQPRFRSMWERYCRAVSAIVYVVDAADHDNLSISKGELHDLLSKPALTGIPLLVLGNKIDKAGALSKQALTDQMDLKSIEDREVCCFMISCKNSTNIDSVINWLVKHSKSQS, encoded by the exons ATGGGCATATGGGAAGTTTTCCTCAATTGGCTGCGAAG CCTCTTTTTTAAGCAAGAAATGGAGCTTTCTTTGATTGGTCTTCAGAATGCTGGCAAAACTTCACTTGTTAATGTTGTTGCT ACCGGTGGATACAGTGAAGACATGATCCCGACA GTGGGATTCAATATGCGCAAGGTCACCAAAGGAAATGTAACGATAAAGCTATGGGATCTTGGAGGTCAACCGCGTTTTCGCAGCATGTGGGAGCGATACTGCCGAGCAGTTTCAGCCATTGT TTACGTTGTGGACGCTGCAGATCATGATAACTTGAGCATCTCAAAGGGTGAACTTCATGACCTTCTGAGCAAACCAGCGTTGACCGGTATTCCTTTGCTCGTTTTGGGCAACAAAATTGACAAAGCCGGGGCCCTCTCTAAGCAAGCTTTGACCGATCAAAT GGATTTGAAGTCTATCGAAGATAGAGAAGTGTGTTGCTTTATGATCTCGTGCAAGAACTCGACAAACATTGATTCGGTCATCAATTGGCTTGTGAAGCATTCGAAATCGCAAAGTTAA
- the LOC110889261 gene encoding NADH dehydrogenase [ubiquinone] iron-sulfur protein 4, mitochondrial → MATSLRRIGIHTTNVHRSLIPQLINRFSTDALSVEYKAGEIGTVSGIPDEHLQRRVIIYSPARTASQQGAGKVGKWKINFMSTQKWENPLMGWTSTGDPYANVGDSALSFKSEADAKAFAERHGWNYTVKKHQTPLLKAKAYADNFKWKGLPKTTEN, encoded by the exons ATGGCGACTTCTCTCCGTCGTATCGGAATCCACACAACCAATGTTCACCGATCACTGATTCCTCAACTCATCAATCGATTCTCCACAGATGCTTTATCCGTCGAGTACAAAGCCGGAGAAATCGGCACCGTTTCCGGCATTCCAGACGAACATCTTCAACGGAGA GTTATTATCTATTCGCCTGCTCGAACAGCTTCACAGCAAGGAGCCGGAAAAGTCGGAAAGTGGAAAATCAATTTTATGTCCACACAGAA ATGGGAAAATCCCTTGATGGGTTGGACATCCACAGGGGATCCGTATGCCAATGTTGGTGACTCAGCGCTTAGTTTCAAAAGCGAAGCAGATGCAAAAGCGTTTGCGGAAAGGCATGGTTGGAACTATACG GTCAAGAAGCACCAGACACCCCTATTGAAG GCAAAGGCATATGCAGACAACTTCAAATGGAAGGGGCTTCCGAAAACAACCGAGAATTAG
- the LOC110889263 gene encoding BTB/POZ domain-containing protein At3g49900: MKSIVSQSEDWQNLRVVETIYEEDSGEDSSTAPSSPLPPSSPSATSLFSRVKQWSQNNGVETDVIIHVQGSSFRLHKDPLARCSGYLKRQLTETTNVTISPPLNITAHTFTLVVDHCYGGHLFITPFNVASLLLAAELLELTRDSNVCVSLREKADAYLCRTVLGDRNYAAVVLKSCMGLLPDVETRTGVVSRCIEAMKLNCDVGDDMALFDGVQEVSGEEFRLVIECLHRRLNGSHDLLYRIIDFYFKAESGKMTEEEGSKICNYIDCSNLSPQTLMHAVQNPRMPLRFVVQAMFIEQLNTRRSIFSAAQTFKTTNHRPTKQPAAATSVTLGAILQRDAALRQVAHLRDTMDYTSSRIQSLEDEINGLRKILNKSDSGQVTGQVKSESFRLSSERRVERGQRGSVSSGSLRTADMGNESDYLGDQGSPKRFGKRVMNGLKSVFRKSGLGRNRGEVKLEKGTN, from the exons ATGAAGTCCATCGTTTCTCAATCGGAGGATTGGCAGAATCTTAGGGTGGTGGAAACAATCTATGAGGAGGATTCGGGCGAAGACTCGTCTACCGCACCGTCTTCGCCGCTGCCTCCCTCCTCCCCGTCCGCCACCTCTCTTTTCTCCCGAGTTAAACAATG GTCCCAAAATAATGGAGTTGAAACCGATGTGATCATACATGTTCAAGGTTCTAGTTTTCGTTTACacaag GATCCTCTAGCACGATGCAGCGGATATCTCAAACGGCAGTTAACAGAAACTACCAACGTTACAATCTCTCCACCGTTAAACATAACGGCCCACACATTCACTCTAGTAGTTGATCATTGTTATGGAGGCCACTTGTTCATAACACCTTTCAATGTGGCTTCTTTATTGCTAGCAGCCGAGTTGCTAGAATTAACGCGCGATTCAAATGTTTGCGTAAGTCTAAGGGAAAAGGCGGATGCGTACTTGTGTCGTACGGTTTTGGGGGACAGGAATTATGCCGCGGTGGTGCTAAAGTCGTGTATGGGGCTTTTGCCTGATGTGGAGACGCGAACGGGTGTTGTGAGTAGGTGTATAGAGGCTATGAAGTTGAATTGTGATGTTGGGGATGATATGGCTTTGTTTGATGGTGTTCAAGAGGTTTCGGGTGAGGAGTTTCGGTTGGTGATCGAGTGTTTGCATCGGCGGTTGAATGGTAGTCATGATTTACTCTATAGAATCATTGACTTCTATTTCAAG GCAGAAAGCGGGAAGATGACAGAAGAAGAAGGAAGCAAAATATGCAACTACATCGACTGTTCGAATCTCTCCCCTCAAACGCTAATGCACGCAGTTCAAAACCCCAGGATGCCACTAAGATTCGTGGTACAAGCCATGTTCATTGAGCAACTCAACACTCGTCGATCCATTTTCAGCGCCGCACAAACCTTTAAAACCACCAACCACCGCCCGACCAAACAACCCGCCGCCGCCACCTCCGTCACCCTCGGAGCAATCCTCCAACGTGACGCCGCGCTCCGCCAAGTGGCACACCTAAGAGACACCATGGACTACACGAGCTCACGGATACAAAGTTTGGAAGATGAGATAAATGGGCTTAGAAAGATTTTGAACAAATCGGATTCGGGTCAAGTTACGGGTCAGGTTAAGTCCGAGAGTTTTCGGCTTAGTTCGGAGAGGCGGGTTGAGAGGGGGCAAAGAGGGTCGGTTTCTTCGGGTAGTTTGCGGACCGCGGATATGGGAAACGAGTCGGACTATTTGGGTGATCAAGGGAGTCCGAAACGGTTCGGGAAGCGGGTCATGAATGGGTTAAAAAGTGTGTTTCGTAAATCGGGTTTGGGTCGTAATAGGGGTGAGGTTAAATTGGAAAAAGGGACCAATTAG